From the Daucus carota subsp. sativus chromosome 8, DH1 v3.0, whole genome shotgun sequence genome, one window contains:
- the LOC108198414 gene encoding uncharacterized protein LOC108198414: MSKPIHPLSLPYDMPARETLDTRPNGFSESDSSISQRDKHQFSNASGDVDITDVSVPTEFYTSNQLHSLSEGFKCGLCERYLSQRSPWGSRSIVRSGDMPVAGILSCRHIFHAECLEQTTPKARRNDPPCPLCARENEVKSGEQRSCSKLRNSNPRLRPFREDGPSKPWGCAQAGDCVESALQAPPRNTMLLLNRSRIKKNLSLKGNSGKEFPGKPRKSGTFSSQLFIGSVDQDAIDSETTGSSCTK, from the coding sequence ATGTCCAAACCTATTCATCCTCTTTCTCTTCCATATGATATGCCTGCAAGAGAAACTCTTGACACTAGACCCAATGGCTTTTCGGAATCTGATTCCTCTATTTCTCAAAGAGACAAACATCAGTTTAGCAATGCTAGTGGTGACGTTGATATTACAGATGTTTCTGTGCCTACTGAATTTTATACCTCTAACCAGCTGCACAGCTTATCTGAAGGTTTCAAATGTGGGTTGTGCGAGAGGTATCTTTCTCAGAGATCACCTTGGGGTTCTCGAAGCATTGTGAGAAGTGGAGACATGCCGGTTGCTGGAATTCTTTCATGCCGTCATATTTTTCATGCAGAATGCTTGGAGCAAACGACGCCTAAAGCACGCAGAAACGACCCTCCTTGTCCTTTATGTGCTAGAGAAAATGAGGTAAAAAGTGGTGAGCAACGTTCTTGTTCCAAATTAAGAAACAGTAATCCACGACTAAGACCTTTCCGTGAAGATGGTCCATCTAAGCCATGGGGCTGTGCACAAGCAGGAGACTGTGTTGAAAGTGCATTGCAGGCACCTCCACGCAACACTATGCTGTTACTTAATCGGAGTCGCATCAAGAAGAACCTATCTTTGAAGGGTAATTCAGGCAAGGAATTTCCAGGCAAGCCGAGGAAAAGTGGCACATTCTCATCTCAATTATTTATTGGATCAGTTGATCAGGACGCAATTGACTCTGAGACAACAGGAAGTTCTTGtacaaaatga